A window of uncultured Methanoregula sp. genomic DNA:
ATACAGATATAGCGACCCATCCACTCCTCACCCCGTCGGTACTTCCCGTTCTCCTTACCGCAGATTCTCTCGTGCAGTCCTTCCGGCAAATGCCCCTGTTTTATCGAGCCGCTGGATCATACGGGAACAGTTGCTTTCTGTATTCGGCGGCTCTTTTCAGGGCAGGATCATAGCCAAGCCGGACGTACTCTTTGAGCATGCGGCGGGCAGAGAACCGGGGGGCCGTGCACCGGATGGCCTCTTTCATCATCTTCACCCACATATGCGGGATCCCGTCATCCGACTGCATATAATACAGCGGCACCACTTCGCGTTCCAGCACCCCGTACAACTGCTCGGCATCTTCCCGATCATGGTTCTTCCGGGTATCTGTCTCCCCGAACGCCCACCCGTTCTTACCGGAATAGGCCTCGGGCCACCATCCATCCAGAACGCTCATGTGCAGGACGCCGTTCAGGGACGCTTTCATGCCGCTTGTCCCACAGGCCTCAAGCGGGGGGAGAGGATTGTTAAGCCAGACATCCACGCCGTGGACAAGGTACTGCGCCATCTGTTCCCCGTAATCCTCGACAAAGGCGATCCTTCCCCCCAGATCCCGCTGGAGGGCATACTTGTAGATCTTCTGGATGATGCGCTTTCCCTCCTCGTCGGCAGGATGCGCCTTCCCCGCAAAGATGATCTGGACCGGCTTCCAGGGATTGTTTATGATCTTTTTCAACCGCTCTATATCCTGGAATATAAGATCGGCCCGTTTGTATGTGGAGAACCGGCGGGCAAACCCGATGGTGAGGGCTGAGGGATCGAGCAGGGCTCCTCCCGAGAGAACGTTCAGGGGATCGGTATTCTCCCCCACCCATTTCCGCCGCTTGTGCTCCCGGATCCTGTTGACCAGTTTTCTTTTGAGCTGGACATGGACCGACCAGAGTTCTTCATCGGGGATCTCCTGGATCAGCTCCCAGAGCAGGTTTTTGTCATGCTCCGCGAGCCACTGCGGGCAGGCAGGCGAGAAGTACTTGTTGAGCAGCAGCTGCATCTTGGGATCCAGCCAGGTGGGGACATGGACCCCGTTTGTTATGTGTCGGATCGGGACCTTCTCTTCGGCAAGCTCCGGCCAGAGGGGTCTCCACATGGAACGGGCCACCTCCCCGTGCCGTCTGCTCACGCCATTCTTGAATGCGCTCATCCTCAGGGCAAACGCCGTCATATTGAAGAGGTCTTTTGAGCCGGCGGGGGAATTTCCCAGGGACAAAAAAGTCTCCCGGCTGATGCCGAGCAGGGTGTAATAGTTTTTGAAATACTTGTCCATGAGTCCATGGGGAAAGGCATCGTGCCCGGCCGGGACCGGCGTGTGGGTCGTGAAGATGGTTGTTTCACGCACTCTTCTTGAGGCTTCTTCAAAACTCATCTTGTCAAGGACGTTCTCCCGGATCCTCTCGAATATGGTGAATGCCGGGTGCCCCTCATTCAGGTGAACGATGGAGGGCCGCACGCCAAGTACATCCAGGATATAGCTCCCCCCGATGCCAAGCACGATCTCCTGCTTGAGTCGCTGTTCGTTGTCCCCGGTGTAGAGCCGGTACGAGATGGACCGGTTGGCCGGGTCATTCTGGGGGATATCGGTATCCATCAGAAAGAGCGGGATCGTGCCGACATCGACTTTCCAGACCGCAACATAGATCGGGGGATCGATGAAGGGAATCCGGACCACCAGCTGTTCATCGTGGTTGTAGAGCACTCTCTGGATGGGGGCGGCATCGCGGTCCAGTATCTCCTTGATATCCAGCTGCCAGCCGTCAGGCCCGATGTGCTGGTGGAGATATCCCTCCGAGTACATGAATCCGACAGCTACGAGCGGCAGGCCGAGATCGCTGGATTCCTTGAGATGATCCCCGGCAAGAAATCCCAGTCCCCCGGCATACAGGGGCAATGAGTGCTGCAGCCCGTATTCAGCGGAGAAGTACGCGATATTGAGATCGTGATCACCGGAAAAATTCTCTGAAAACCAGCTGTGGTTCTTGATCATCTCGTGCTGGTATCGGGACATCACGAGATCGTAGTGCCTCAGGTAGACCGGATTCTTTGAGGCTGCAAGGAGCGTCTCTTCATCCAGGGCACGGAGCATCTTCACCGGATTGTGGATGCTCTCAATCCATGCCTGGGGATTGAGCCGCTTGAATACCATTTTCACTTCCGGATTCCAGCTCCACCAGAGATTGTACGCGAGATCGATGAGTCCTGATATCCGCTCGGGAACCTGCGGGAACATTTTCCTGATCTTGTCCGGTGCCACGGTATTCCTCAGTAGTTGTGTAGTAGTTCCAGCACCTTCTTAATGGTATGGGAAACAGGAACGTCCCTGAAGGGGTGACTGTTACAAGGAGGGTCCGGCGGGGGATCGTTCCGTGTCAAGAGTTTCTTGTGCAGATCGATACTATTCTGCGGGAAAAATCCGGATTGTGCATGATCCCCTGTCCTGGCAAACGGTATTTTCCCGGGATATCTTCCCGGAACGAGATCCTTCTCTTTTTTGTATTCGCTTTTGAAAATTGAAGATACCTTTATATGTCAGATATTATGTTAAGTATCTGTGCTGGGCACAGGGACATCCCCTCCAAAAGACCATGCCGCGGCGTACCTGATTTCACACCTGCAGAACAATAATCCCGAATCCTTGATCCCGTACTTCCGTTCCAGTGGTAAAAACAGTCTGTCCCCGCGGCCTGTCTGGGAGATACTACCATGCCACCTATTTGTTTTGGATTCGAAGTCCACCAGCCCTACCGGCTCAACCGGATGTTCTCACCGCAACCGAATGTGAAAAAAAAGGATCTCTTCGATCACTATTTTGACGGCCTCAACAAGGAGATTCTCTTACGCGTTGCCGAGAAGTGCTACAACCCGGCAACCCGGATCATCCTCGAGAAGCTTGACGAAGGTTTTTCCTGTGCCTTCTCGCTGTCCGGCGTTGTCATCGAGCAGTTCGACAAGTGGAGTCCCGAGACGCTCTCTCTCTTTGAAGACATTGCCCGCCATAGAAACACCGAACTCATCGGGCAGACCTATTACCACAGCATTGCAAGCTGTTTTCCGGATAAATCCGAGTTCTGCGAGCAGGTGAAGATGCATTCCGACCTGATGTACGAGCAGTTCCGGGTCCGCCCGGTGGTTTTCGAGAATACGGAATTTACTTTCAACAATGAAGTTGCCGCAACGATCCGGGAGATGGACTTTTCCGGCATCTTTACCGAGGGGGTGGACCGGGTACTCGGGTGGAGGAGCCCGGATTACGTGTACCAGTGCCAGAACATCCCGGTCCTTTTGAGGAATACCAAGCTTTCCGATGATATCGCATTCCGGTTTGCCAACCGCAGCTGGGACATGTACCCGCTGACTGCCGATACGTATGCCCACTGGATTGCATCATCCTCGGGGGATATCATCAACGTATTCCTGGACTTCGAGACCTTTGGCGAACACTTCTGGAAGGAGACCGGCATATTTGATTTCCTCAGTGCTCTCCCGGGCGAGCTGACCGAACGCGGGGTCGAGACCCTGCTGCCATCGCAGGTGCTTGCACGCAAGACCCCGGTGGACGAGATCGATGTCAGGGAAACCATCTCCTGGGCGGATATCGAGAAGGATACGTCAGCCTGGATGGGGAACGACCGGCAGAAGACGGCATTCCACGCAATCCAGGCCGCCCGGCCATATGCTGTCGACAAGCCGATCTGGCGTCATCTCCAGACAAGCGATCATTTCTACTACATGGCTTCCAAGTACGGCACCTGCGGGGAAGTGCACACCTACTTCAGCCACCACGATGCTGAGGATGCCTTCAAGACCTACATGAAGGTTCTCGCTGATTACGAGACCCGGAGCCTCCGGGTGATGAAGAACCGGCGGTCGGCCAAGACCCTGCGGACCCTGTCGCCCGAGCAGGCCTTCCATTTCGCCGGGCCGACCGGTTTTATCGGCCACACAGCCTACAACCTGGACCAGTTCGAGGAACTGCTCTTTATTGTGCCGAACGATTCGATCCGGTACCATATCGAACGGGGTGATTTCGTGAACTGGATAAACGACGTGCTTGAGGATTCCTTCCTCGCCGAAACTATTGCAGGTTTAAAAGAGCGCCATGAACTGACGAAAGCTGTAAAAGAGCGGAGGGAACTGTTATGGAGTCATTTAAGGTAGCCTTCTTCTGCTGGGAATCGATGTATGCCGAGAGGGTCGGCGGCCTTGCCAATGCGGCTACGAATCTCGCTGAGACGCTCGTGAAGCAGAACCATGAAGTGCATTTCTTCACCCGTGGAAGTATCTCCGACCAGGAAGTCAATGGTGTGCATTACCACTACTGCCGGCCGTCGGGAAAAAATATTGTTGAATATTGCGACAACATGAGCCTTGGGATGGTGGACCAGTTCCGCCATCAGGATCTTGGATCCCCCTTCGATATCCTCCATTTCCACGACTGGCACCCGATCCAGGCCCTCCATCACTTAAAGGACCGGAATACCATCCTTACATTCCATTCCACGGAGTTCGGGAGGAACGGGAACCAGGCCGGGGACTGGTGGGAGTATAAGGAGATCTCAGGAAAAGAGTGGTATGGAGGTCTTATCGCAAAACGGGTGGCTGCCGTCTCTTCCACCCTCAAGCGGGAAGTGATGCAGCTGTATAATGTTCCCGACGACAAGTGCGATGTAATCCCAAATGGGGTGGTGCCCCGGCAGTACCGGACCGAGATCGATCCGGGCGAGGTGAAAAGAGCTTACGGGATTCATCCCTATGCCCCGCTGATCCTCTTTGTAGGACGGCTTGTATTCCAGAAAGGGCCGGATCTCTTTATCGAGGCAATCCGTCAGGTCTGCCAGTACCGCTGGGATGCGAAGGTTGTAGTTGCCGGTGACGGCGGGATGATGCAGTATCTCCGCGAGCGGGCCCGGGACCTGCCGGTGAATTTTGTCGGCTATATCCCGGATTCTGAATATATCCGCCTCTTGAATGCTGCAGATGTAGTGGTGATCCCCAGCCGGAATGAACCCTTCGGTCTTGTACTCCTGGAAGCCTGGAGCGCGGAAAAAGGAGTTGTAGCCTGCAATGTCGGGGGCCTGGGGGAGAACATCGATGCCTTTGTGAACGGGATCAAGACCGACCCCACTGCGGAATCGCTTGCCTGGGGCATCAACACCATGATCAATGAACCCTGGAATGCGGGAGCGCTCGGGATGCGGGGACGGAAGAAAGTGGATCGCATGTTCCTCTGGGGGCCCATAGTCCAGCGGCTGACCGACACCTATGGCCGGGTATCGGTATGAGCGGTGTGCCTGACGTGCCGGGGCCGGATCTCCGTTCATTTTTCCCTGTCCCGGACCGGGCAGTACGGCACGACCGGGAGGTCCAATGTCCGGGTTGGCCGGCGTCTTTCGTATTTTCCGTTGTTTCCGGACGGGGAGTTCCGGTTGCCGGAAACATCCTGGAATCAAGGATCTCCTGACCAAGAATCGCAGATTAGGGCCCCCGTGTGAACATGCCGGTTGTGAATTTCAAGGACACTATTGCCGCGTCCCCGTATATCTTCACCATAGGTGTTGCCGGTGACAGCGGGTCGGGAAAGACTTCCTTCACACGGGGTATACGGAGTATCTTCGGGAACGACCTGGTCTCGACCATCACGCTTGACGACTATCACCGCCTCGACCGGGCCGGTCGAGCAAATGCCGGCCTGACCGCTCTTGATCCGAGAGCAAATCGCATAGATCAGCTGGAGCATGATCTCATCCAGCTCAAACGCGGCGTTCCGGTAGAAAAACCCGTGTACAACCATGCAACCGGGACATTCGATCCTCCGGTTGTCTTCAGGCCGAAGAAGATCCTCATCCTCGAAGGGCTGCATACCCTGTACACCCCCATGCTCCGGAAATACCTGGATTTTTCCCTGTTTGTCGATCCGGTAAAGCAGGTGAAGTATGACTGGAAGATCCGCCGTGACATGAAAAAACGCGGGTACACCCGGGATCAGGTTATTGGCGAGATATCCCAGCGCGAACCGGATTATCTGAAGTATATCGACCCGCAAAAGGAGTATGCCGATGCGGTGATCGGCATAGACTACTCCCGGTACGGCCAAAACCTGGGTGAAGAGCGCAATGTGTACCGGATAACCCTTGTGCAGAACCGGATGAGACATACGATAGAGAACATCGATCTCTCATTGGATCTGTACTCCATCCTCTCGCTCTCCGAGCGGAATTTTGCCCTCCTCTTCGAGACGAGCGTTCATGAAGGGGAGCGTATGGGTCATCTCATCATCGATGGGGAACTCAGCGAGCACGTGGTCAAGAAACTGGAACGGAGCATTGAGCGACAGACCCGGGTCCGCCCGATCTCCCTGTTCAAGAACCGGCGCTATGTGACGGCCGGGGATCTTGCGCAGCTGATCCTGTGCTGGCGGATCATCCACCGTCGGATTTTCATGGAGACGAGCCGGTGATCTGCATGAGCGGAGTATACTGAACCCGGGTGAGAGGAATGAACATATACCTTGACAGGATATCATCAACAGAGGAGGAGATGCCGTGAAGACGATCGGTGTGCTGACCGGGGGAGGAGACTGTCCTGGACTCAATGCGGTGATCCGGGCGGTGGTCCGGGCTGGGATCAGGTACGATTACGAGACGCTCGGGATACGGAACGGGTGGCAGGGTCTCATCGAGGGGGACGTTGAACCGCTGACGGATTTCTCGGTATCCGGCATCCTTCCCAAAGGGGGAACGATCCTTGGTACCTCGCGGACCAATCCCCTCGCAAACAAGGCAGATTTCCAGAAGATCCAACAAAACCTGAAAAAGTACGGGATTCATGCCCTGGTGGTCATCGGGGGCGACGGGACCCTTTCTGCTGCCAGGGATGCGGCAAAGGAGGGCGTACGTCTCGTGGGTGTCCCCAAGACCATTGATAACGATATCGGGGGAACCGATGTCACGTTCGGGTTTGACACCGCGGTCTCGATCGTTACCGAGGCGATCGACCGGCTTCATACCACGGCCGAATCCCACCACCGGGTCATTGTTGTCGAGGTGATGGGACGCAATGTCGGCTGGATTGCCTTAACAGCAGGAATAGCCGGTGGTGCCGATGCGATTCTCATCCCGGAGGTCCACTTCACCCTTGAAGAAGTCTGTGCAAAACTCCGGGCCCGGTACGAGGCAGGGAAGAAGTTCTCGATCGTGGTCATTGCCGAAGGGGCTCACCGGGAGGATATCGGCGAACATCCCGTGCCCGAGCATGCCCGGGATGAATGCGGGCACGAGAAGTTCGTTGGGGTTGGAAACCTGCTTGGTAAGGAGCTGGAGAAGTGCCTGGGAGTGGAGACCCGCGTCACAACGCTCGGGCATGTCCAGCGGGGAGGCTCGCCTACCGCCTACGACCGGGTGCTTGCCACCCGCTTCGGGGTTGCCGCCGTGGAACTGATTCGTGACGGGGAGTTCGGGAAGATGGTTGCCCTGCAGTCGAACCGCATAACTTCGATCACCCTCGAGTCTGCAGTCCGGCAGCTCAAGACGGTCGACCCTGAATTCTATGATCTTGCAATGACGGTTATCGGCGGGAAAAAATGATCGGGAGGAACCCCTTACCCGATAAAACGTTCCGGACGGACATGCGCCCGGTGAGCTGGGAGCATCCGCTTCCTGATCCCTCCATCCGTTATGCGGAAGATCTCCGGGAGGTTCTTGCGAACCCGGACTGTGAATGCACCGGTCCCATCTATGCCATGTACCGCGGGGTTACCACATCTACCGAAGACAACCGGTGGATGCAGGAGCAGAACCTTCGCTTTGATATTACCGTGATCCCGCCCCGGGAGCTCTGCGGCGAATATGTCAAGACCAAAGGCCACTACCATCCTCCGGATCCCCACGGGACCGGCTACCCGGAGCTCTACGAAGTGTTGGCCGGAGAGGCGCATTACGTGATCCAGACCCCTGACTGCTCCGATGTGGTGATGATCGCAGCCCGGGCCGGGGATGTAGTTGTGGTTCCTTCGGGATACGGGCATGTGACCATCAATCCGTCCAGAAACCGGGTACTGGAGATGGCAAATATCGTCTCGTCCCGGTTCTCCAGCGATTACCTTGGCTATGAATCCCGGCACGGGGCTGCCTACTACGAGATGTCCGATGGGAAATTTGTAAGGAACAAGGCATACTCCGGGCATACTGCCCTCAGGCTTGTAAAAGCCCGGCGGCTCGCGGATGTAGCTGATGCCTTGTCCGATCCGCTGTACAGCCTGATCCGGAAGCGGGATCCTGTGCTCGAATTCCTGAATTACCCGGAGAAGCACGAAGCACTCTTCCGCGATCTGTACCCGTAATCCTGCCGGGGAGTGCCCGGCAGGCAGTGCCCCACCGGCCCCGGCCTGCTGGATAATAATCCTGATAAGGCTCTGCATCCAAATCTAAAATCAGGTTCCCCGGGTATCTCCACTGGATGAACCGGGATTGCTGCCCCATCGGGCGGCGGAAGGCGGAACAATGCTACTCAAAGATTTTCTTGTCGAAGCAGGAACAGATGAAAACTTATCTGAACTGATCCTCTTCTTAAGTGAGCAGGCCCGGGATGTTAAACAGGGTTTTTTCTGTACCATTCCCAGGACCCCTGCTGAAGAGGTCACCCGCAACCAGTTTGGCGAAGAGCAGATGGAACTCGACAAGTATGCCGACGGGATCTTCATCAATGGGCTCCAGAAGACCCGCCTCGTGCGGTATATCGCGACCGAAGAGCAGAGCCAGATAATCGAAGTCAGAAACCCGAAAAACCAGTTCGGCGTTGTCATCGATCCCCTGGACGGCTCGTCGCTGATCGATGTCAACCTGTGCGTGGGTTCCATTATCGGTATCTATCCCGGTCATGTCCTTGAGAAGGGAGTCACCATGGTTGCCGCCCTGTATATCCTCTACGGGCCCCTGACCACGCTGACGTACACTACCGGAAAAGGCGTGCACGAATTCGTGATGAACGATTCGGGTGATTTCGTGCTGCGGCATAAGGATCTCAGGATTCCCGAGGGGAAGATCTATGCCCCGGGCGCTCTCAGGAAGGATTACTTCCCCGCCCATGCCCAGTGGATCAAGTCCCTTGAGGATGCCGGGTACAAACTCCGGTTCAGCGGCTGCTTTGTTGGGGATGTGCACCAGATCCTCCACAAGGGGGGTGTCTTCTCGTATCCAGGGTTCAAAGGAAAGGAGAAAGGGAAACTGCGCCTCCTGTACGAGGCAAACCCCATGGGTATGATCATCTACCAGGCCGGGGGTGCGATCAGCAATGGGAAGGATGATATCTTAACCATCAAGCCCGAATCGATAGGCCAGACCACCCCTATCTATGTGGGTGGCAGGAAGGAGATCGCGCTCATTGAAACCTTAATGAATAATGCGTGAACAAAGTGGAGTGATCTGTCTATGAAGAACAAGGTATATGGTCCGATTCCCGGCTCAACCATCCTGCATGGTATCTCCGGTAAGAAAGCGATCGTCATGGCTGCAAATGTCCGGATAGCCGCGGTTGCGAAGGGTATTTTCCAGGCTGCAAAGGATACCGATTCTGCAGTAATCATGGAACTGGCCCGGTCGGAATGCGATCTCAAGGGCGGGTATACCGGAATGACGCCTAAGGACTTTTCGGAGAAGATGAACGCTGCTGCACAGGCCGTGCAGTTTGATGTTTGGGCACTCCATGCCGACCACATCTCCATCAAGAAAGGGGATGCCGCGGAAGTCGAGGGGACAAAGCAGCTGATCGATGCCCAGATCCAGGCTGGCTACACCTCCTTTGCCATCGATGCCTCCCATCTCTTCAATTTCGAGGGAAAGACCGTCAGGGTGGAGCTTGAGGATAATATCCGCGTGACAACCGAACTTGCCCATTACATCAAGAGCCGGATGAACGGGAGGGAATTCGGTCTTGAGGTGGAAGTCGGTGAGATCGGCAGGAAGGATACCGGGGGTCTCATTCTCACAAAACCCGAAGAGGCGGTAGAGTATATCCGGGCGCTCAACGAAAACAATGTCTTTCCCCATGCACTCGCGATAGCAAACGGCAGCAGCCACGGTCACACCTATGATGCCCAGGGAAATGTCGTGGAACAGCTCTCCATCGATATCCCCCAGACAAAAGCCATTGCCGAGGCCCTCCGCAAAAACCACTTACAGGTGGGTATTGCCCAGCACGGTATCACCGGCACCCCCCGCGAACTGATCAACCTTCATTTCCCCAAGGGAGATATCATCAAGGGCAATGTCGGGACGTTCTGGCAGGATGTGGCGTTCAACACCTTCAAGATCTACGAACCGGCTCTTTACAAGGAGATCCAGGACTGGACCCTTGAGAAGTACCGGCCCTTGAACCCCGGGAAGAAGGATCGCCAGATCTTTGATGGGAACTGCAAGATGGCGATCAAAGAATTCTACAAACAGATCTATTCGGTTGAGGAAGCAACCGAGCAGGCCATGGTTGCGATGGCCTATGCGGAAAGCCTTCTCTTTTTCAGGGCCTTTGGGGCCTACGGGACTGCGTCGGCAGTCCGCAAGTCCCTCCAATAACCCCTCCAATATGTTTTTGTCCCGTTGGGGCGATGTTGTAGCATGCCAAAGACAACCATCTCTGTGATCAAAGCGGATGTGGGCAGTTTTCCCGGGCACTCGCGTACCCACCCGAAGTTGCTCGAGAAGGCCTCAAAGATGCTCAAGGAGGAGAAGGGCAAACTTCTCATTGATGCGTTTGTCACTCACTGCGGTGACGACCTTGAGCTGATCATGACGCATTCCCATGGCCCGGACAATAAAGATGTGCACAAACTCGCCTGGGATGTCTTCATGGAGTGCACCAAGATTGCTAAAGATATGAAGCTCTACGGGGCCGGCCAAGACCTGCTCTCCGATGCCTTCTCCGGCAATGTCCGGGGTCTCGGGCCCGGGGTTGCCGAGATGGAATTCGAGGAGCGGGGATCCGACCCGGTCCTCATCTTCATGGCCGACAAGACCGAACCCGGTGCCTGGAATTTCTTCCTGTACAAGATCTTTGCCGATCCGTTCAACACCTCCGGTCTTGTCATCGACCCCAGCATGCACGACGGGTTTGTCTTTGAAGTCCACGATGTACTGAAAAAACGCAGGATCCAGTTCAAAACTCCGGAAGAGACCTACACCCTTCTCTCCTACATCGGCGCCTGCTCAAGGTACGTGATCAAGCATGTCTGGCGAAAGGACGGCATGATTGCGGCTTCCACGAGCACGGAAAAACTGAACCTTACTGCGGGCAGGTACGTGGGGAAGGACGATCCCGTCATGATCGTGCGCGCCCAGAGCGGTCTTCCCTCGGTGGGAGAAGTCATAGAACCGTTCTGCACCCCCATCATCGTTGCCGGCTGGATGCGGGGTTCGCATCACGGCCCCTTCATGCCTGTCGGGCTCTGCGATGCCAACATGACCCGGTTCGACGGGCCTCCCCGCTGCATCTGCATGGGCTTCCAGGTAAGCAACGGGCATCTGATAGGACCGGCCGATATGTTCGACGATGTCGGGTTCGATCGCGTGAGAGCCCGCTGCAACGAGATCGCGGATGTCATCCGGGACCAGGGCCCGTTCGAACCCCACCGTTTATCGCTTGAAGAGATGGAATACACAACCCTTCCCGGCGTTGAGAAACAGTTCCGCGATCGCTGGGAAGGAATACCTGAATAATTTTTTTTACGACCGGAACTTTGGATCTGGCCTTTTATGGCATCCCGTCAGCCCCCGGGTGCGGGTAATGAGCAAACTTTAATTATCTTACATCCCAAATTAGGGCAGATGGTTAACGGAATTGTTTTGCCGATAAAAAAAGTGTTTGCGCTTGTGGATTCAAAGATATCCGTCGAGATAAAAGATGAAGGCCGCAAGCTGCAGGGGCGCCTTGTCGCGGTGGACGAATATCTCAACATCCACATGGAAGAGACAACCGAGTTTGTCGATAACCAGCGGGGCAGGAGCCTTGGCACGGTTGTGATCCGGGGTAACAATATCCTCACTATTGCACCGGTAATCTGAATTACATCGGGGTGAAACGACATGGGAGATCCGGTAGATGAAGGACTGAAACTGATTCAGTCGAAGCCTGAAGGTGTTCTTCAGAGCGAGCTCTGGAAAGAGCTGGGTGTTGACAGCCGGAAATGTTCCCGGATCGTCAAGAAACTTGAAGACAGCGGTCTCATCGAACGAATCGAGTTCAAGAAAGAGGGAATCAAGACCTACCTCCTGCGGGCAAAGCAGATGCCGGTCAATCCCTGCGATCTTCTCGCCGGTGACGAGTTGATACCCTGTATCGGCTGCGAACTTGAGTGCATTGTGGAAGAGTGCCACCCGCTCATGGACTGGATGTACCAGCTGGCAATCGTCCAGCACACGGAAGAATAATCTTTTTTCACCGTTGGGAGGATCATTTTTCATCCTCAACAACTATTTATCGCCCGGCCTTCCACCTGATAATAGTGAGTTCCACGCAATTTTCTCCGGGAGATGCCCGATGATATCAGTCCTGTTTATCGATGACAACACCGATCTTGTCATTCAGATCCGCACTTTTTTAGAAAAGACCGGGGACATGAAAGTGGAGCCTGCCCGCACCATCAAGCAGGGCATAGAGAAACTCAAAGGCCGCACGTTCGATGTCATCATCTCCTGCGAACAGACCGCCGATATAAACGGGATCGAGTTCGTTGCCGATATGAACGGGATCGAATTTTTAAAATATCTTAAGTC
This region includes:
- a CDS encoding glycosyltransferase family 4 protein, producing the protein MESFKVAFFCWESMYAERVGGLANAATNLAETLVKQNHEVHFFTRGSISDQEVNGVHYHYCRPSGKNIVEYCDNMSLGMVDQFRHQDLGSPFDILHFHDWHPIQALHHLKDRNTILTFHSTEFGRNGNQAGDWWEYKEISGKEWYGGLIAKRVAAVSSTLKREVMQLYNVPDDKCDVIPNGVVPRQYRTEIDPGEVKRAYGIHPYAPLILFVGRLVFQKGPDLFIEAIRQVCQYRWDAKVVVAGDGGMMQYLRERARDLPVNFVGYIPDSEYIRLLNAADVVVIPSRNEPFGLVLLEAWSAEKGVVACNVGGLGENIDAFVNGIKTDPTAESLAWGINTMINEPWNAGALGMRGRKKVDRMFLWGPIVQRLTDTYGRVSV
- a CDS encoding class 1 fructose-bisphosphatase, whose translation is MLLKDFLVEAGTDENLSELILFLSEQARDVKQGFFCTIPRTPAEEVTRNQFGEEQMELDKYADGIFINGLQKTRLVRYIATEEQSQIIEVRNPKNQFGVVIDPLDGSSLIDVNLCVGSIIGIYPGHVLEKGVTMVAALYILYGPLTTLTYTTGKGVHEFVMNDSGDFVLRHKDLRIPEGKIYAPGALRKDYFPAHAQWIKSLEDAGYKLRFSGCFVGDVHQILHKGGVFSYPGFKGKEKGKLRLLYEANPMGMIIYQAGGAISNGKDDILTIKPESIGQTTPIYVGGRKEIALIETLMNNA
- the glgP gene encoding alpha-glucan family phosphorylase; the encoded protein is MAPDKIRKMFPQVPERISGLIDLAYNLWWSWNPEVKMVFKRLNPQAWIESIHNPVKMLRALDEETLLAASKNPVYLRHYDLVMSRYQHEMIKNHSWFSENFSGDHDLNIAYFSAEYGLQHSLPLYAGGLGFLAGDHLKESSDLGLPLVAVGFMYSEGYLHQHIGPDGWQLDIKEILDRDAAPIQRVLYNHDEQLVVRIPFIDPPIYVAVWKVDVGTIPLFLMDTDIPQNDPANRSISYRLYTGDNEQRLKQEIVLGIGGSYILDVLGVRPSIVHLNEGHPAFTIFERIRENVLDKMSFEEASRRVRETTIFTTHTPVPAGHDAFPHGLMDKYFKNYYTLLGISRETFLSLGNSPAGSKDLFNMTAFALRMSAFKNGVSRRHGEVARSMWRPLWPELAEEKVPIRHITNGVHVPTWLDPKMQLLLNKYFSPACPQWLAEHDKNLLWELIQEIPDEELWSVHVQLKRKLVNRIREHKRRKWVGENTDPLNVLSGGALLDPSALTIGFARRFSTYKRADLIFQDIERLKKIINNPWKPVQIIFAGKAHPADEEGKRIIQKIYKYALQRDLGGRIAFVEDYGEQMAQYLVHGVDVWLNNPLPPLEACGTSGMKASLNGVLHMSVLDGWWPEAYSGKNGWAFGETDTRKNHDREDAEQLYGVLEREVVPLYYMQSDDGIPHMWVKMMKEAIRCTAPRFSARRMLKEYVRLGYDPALKRAAEYRKQLFPYDPAAR
- a CDS encoding ATP-dependent 6-phosphofructokinase codes for the protein MKTIGVLTGGGDCPGLNAVIRAVVRAGIRYDYETLGIRNGWQGLIEGDVEPLTDFSVSGILPKGGTILGTSRTNPLANKADFQKIQQNLKKYGIHALVVIGGDGTLSAARDAAKEGVRLVGVPKTIDNDIGGTDVTFGFDTAVSIVTEAIDRLHTTAESHHRVIVVEVMGRNVGWIALTAGIAGGADAILIPEVHFTLEEVCAKLRARYEAGKKFSIVVIAEGAHREDIGEHPVPEHARDECGHEKFVGVGNLLGKELEKCLGVETRVTTLGHVQRGGSPTAYDRVLATRFGVAAVELIRDGEFGKMVALQSNRITSITLESAVRQLKTVDPEFYDLAMTVIGGKK
- a CDS encoding phosphoribulokinase, producing MPVVNFKDTIAASPYIFTIGVAGDSGSGKTSFTRGIRSIFGNDLVSTITLDDYHRLDRAGRANAGLTALDPRANRIDQLEHDLIQLKRGVPVEKPVYNHATGTFDPPVVFRPKKILILEGLHTLYTPMLRKYLDFSLFVDPVKQVKYDWKIRRDMKKRGYTRDQVIGEISQREPDYLKYIDPQKEYADAVIGIDYSRYGQNLGEERNVYRITLVQNRMRHTIENIDLSLDLYSILSLSERNFALLFETSVHEGERMGHLIIDGELSEHVVKKLERSIERQTRVRPISLFKNRRYVTAGDLAQLILCWRIIHRRIFMETSR
- a CDS encoding glucose-6-phosphate isomerase family protein; the encoded protein is MIGRNPLPDKTFRTDMRPVSWEHPLPDPSIRYAEDLREVLANPDCECTGPIYAMYRGVTTSTEDNRWMQEQNLRFDITVIPPRELCGEYVKTKGHYHPPDPHGTGYPELYEVLAGEAHYVIQTPDCSDVVMIAARAGDVVVVPSGYGHVTINPSRNRVLEMANIVSSRFSSDYLGYESRHGAAYYEMSDGKFVRNKAYSGHTALRLVKARRLADVADALSDPLYSLIRKRDPVLEFLNYPEKHEALFRDLYP
- a CDS encoding alpha-amylase, with product MPPICFGFEVHQPYRLNRMFSPQPNVKKKDLFDHYFDGLNKEILLRVAEKCYNPATRIILEKLDEGFSCAFSLSGVVIEQFDKWSPETLSLFEDIARHRNTELIGQTYYHSIASCFPDKSEFCEQVKMHSDLMYEQFRVRPVVFENTEFTFNNEVAATIREMDFSGIFTEGVDRVLGWRSPDYVYQCQNIPVLLRNTKLSDDIAFRFANRSWDMYPLTADTYAHWIASSSGDIINVFLDFETFGEHFWKETGIFDFLSALPGELTERGVETLLPSQVLARKTPVDEIDVRETISWADIEKDTSAWMGNDRQKTAFHAIQAARPYAVDKPIWRHLQTSDHFYYMASKYGTCGEVHTYFSHHDAEDAFKTYMKVLADYETRSLRVMKNRRSAKTLRTLSPEQAFHFAGPTGFIGHTAYNLDQFEELLFIVPNDSIRYHIERGDFVNWINDVLEDSFLAETIAGLKERHELTKAVKERRELLWSHLR